The Thermococcus sp. genome includes a window with the following:
- a CDS encoding glycoside hydrolase family 65 protein — MKFRFKLSRYSPEEEAVYGTILTLGNGHLGVRGEVELEPTVYGTTIAGVYDDAPYFYREIVNAPRVVGLQLMFNGEPLNLSTHRILRYERELDIKKGTLKTWVELETKKGVRIGYESTRIVHGRRKNLVIMKFKFKASQDGLLTILSPIELDTANPSYRGEILVRHYSVEELDCDGEGVYAHVRTLDGKYHVGIASSIFTPVNHERSTVKSTRLIGEVLTLNVEGGKEYEFVKYVVVSSSGGNDMKSAVLEELRESKRAGFEQLYEEHVSHWDRIWERAWVDIEGDEDAERGLAFSLFHLVQSLPHDSHISLTARGIHGFGYRGHVFWDTEIYALPFFMATMPEEARRMLVYRYNNLNAARENARLNGYEGAQFPWESADDGREATPPLVPLDMRGERMVRIYTGEEEHHITADIAYTVDLYYRLTGDEEFITRHGLEIILETARFWASRVRYDDGKGYVIERVIGPDEYHEHVNNSFFTNLMARHNLLLGVSYFREGIGKDRWREVIERTGVTEGEVQKWLEIAEGLYIPPQTDDGVYEEFDGYFALRDYTVDPYNLGEERLPEEIRKDLGRTRLIKQADVIAAQYLLKDWFDLDTIRRNFEYYIVRTTHASSLSMPTYAIVASWLGDMELAYDYFMKCAYIDLKNIYGNTADGFHLATAGGLWQILFRGFCGVDFKEDTLKISPNLPEKWESVRLRFFFRGSWLELRVKHGEVRIKMLEGTKPIRVEAFGSGAVLQPGEEALLRP, encoded by the coding sequence ATGAAGTTTCGGTTTAAGCTCTCCAGGTATTCACCCGAAGAGGAGGCGGTCTACGGGACGATACTGACCCTGGGAAACGGACACCTCGGTGTTCGGGGTGAGGTTGAGCTTGAACCAACGGTATACGGCACGACCATAGCGGGTGTTTATGATGATGCCCCTTACTTCTACCGTGAAATAGTCAACGCCCCCAGGGTCGTGGGGCTTCAGCTGATGTTCAACGGTGAGCCCCTAAACCTGAGCACCCACAGAATTCTGCGCTACGAGAGGGAGCTGGACATAAAAAAAGGAACCTTAAAAACGTGGGTGGAGCTTGAAACCAAAAAAGGCGTTAGAATAGGCTATGAGAGCACGCGGATAGTCCACGGAAGGAGAAAAAACCTCGTTATTATGAAGTTCAAATTTAAGGCCAGTCAGGACGGTCTCCTCACGATACTGAGCCCGATAGAGCTCGACACGGCCAACCCCTCCTACAGGGGGGAGATACTCGTTAGACACTATTCCGTGGAGGAGCTGGACTGCGACGGGGAGGGAGTGTATGCCCACGTCAGGACGCTGGACGGAAAGTACCACGTTGGCATAGCCAGCTCAATTTTCACCCCCGTGAACCACGAGAGGAGCACTGTAAAGAGCACCAGGCTCATAGGAGAGGTTCTAACGCTGAACGTTGAGGGTGGGAAAGAGTACGAGTTCGTGAAATACGTCGTTGTGTCTTCCAGCGGCGGAAACGACATGAAGAGTGCCGTTCTTGAGGAGCTCCGGGAGAGCAAAAGGGCGGGTTTTGAACAGCTATACGAGGAACACGTGAGTCACTGGGACAGGATCTGGGAGAGGGCCTGGGTGGACATAGAGGGCGACGAAGATGCCGAGAGGGGGCTTGCGTTCAGCCTCTTCCATCTGGTGCAGTCGCTTCCCCACGACAGCCACATATCCCTGACCGCGAGGGGGATACACGGCTTTGGCTACCGCGGGCACGTCTTCTGGGACACCGAAATCTACGCACTCCCGTTCTTCATGGCAACGATGCCCGAGGAAGCCCGGAGAATGCTCGTTTACAGGTACAACAACCTCAATGCAGCCAGGGAAAATGCGAGGCTCAACGGCTACGAGGGCGCACAGTTCCCGTGGGAATCGGCCGACGACGGCAGAGAGGCAACACCCCCTCTCGTGCCGCTGGATATGAGGGGGGAGAGGATGGTGAGGATATACACCGGAGAGGAGGAGCACCACATAACGGCGGACATAGCCTACACCGTTGACCTCTACTACCGCCTTACCGGAGACGAGGAGTTCATAACCCGCCACGGGCTTGAGATCATCCTGGAGACGGCGCGCTTCTGGGCGAGCAGGGTGAGGTACGACGATGGAAAGGGCTACGTAATAGAGAGGGTCATCGGTCCGGATGAGTACCACGAGCACGTCAACAACAGCTTCTTCACCAATCTGATGGCCAGGCACAACCTGCTCCTCGGAGTCTCGTACTTCAGAGAGGGCATTGGAAAGGACAGGTGGAGGGAAGTCATCGAGAGAACCGGGGTGACCGAGGGAGAAGTTCAGAAATGGCTTGAGATAGCCGAAGGGCTGTACATCCCACCGCAAACCGATGACGGGGTTTACGAGGAGTTCGACGGGTATTTTGCACTGAGGGACTACACGGTTGACCCCTACAACCTGGGGGAGGAAAGACTGCCGGAGGAGATAAGGAAAGACCTCGGCAGAACCCGACTCATCAAGCAGGCAGACGTCATAGCCGCCCAGTACCTCCTGAAGGACTGGTTTGACCTGGACACCATCAGGAGGAACTTCGAGTACTATATCGTCAGAACCACCCACGCGTCTTCACTCTCAATGCCCACCTACGCCATAGTCGCATCGTGGCTCGGGGACATGGAGCTCGCGTACGACTACTTCATGAAGTGCGCCTACATAGACCTGAAGAACATCTACGGAAACACCGCGGACGGGTTCCACCTGGCAACCGCCGGCGGTCTGTGGCAGATACTCTTCAGGGGCTTTTGCGGTGTCGATTTCAAGGAAGACACGCTGAAGATCAGCCCGAACCTCCCGGAAAAATGGGAGTCAGTGAGGCTGAGGTTCTTCTTCAGGGGCTCGTGGCTTGAGCTGAGGGTGAAGCATGGCGAAGTCCGCATAAAGATGTTAGAGGGCACGAAACCGATACGTGTGGAAGCCTTCGGAAGTGGGGCGGTTCTTCAGCCGGGGGAAGAGGCCCTACTCCGGCCCTAG
- a CDS encoding HAD family phosphatase, with protein sequence MSRIALIWDFDGVLVYTPHEEAWRKAAEIYGAKIDHEFYVRYVSGKPRYEGAHNILELTGIYERHGADTEEKRKKLLTEFAEFKNRMVNEMFDRGEYEVNHGAVEFLMRARELGIPSALASASKNAPRLAEKVRIGDKRLIDLFDVNVSGMAPSKKEVFRLARKKLTEMFPEVESFFVVEDAPAGVKAAKELGMLVLGYEREAELEGADLRFRDFEEVSIERLLGLSEGKEGE encoded by the coding sequence ATGTCAAGGATAGCACTGATATGGGACTTCGATGGGGTTCTCGTTTACACGCCCCACGAGGAGGCCTGGAGAAAGGCGGCGGAGATCTACGGGGCCAAAATCGACCACGAGTTCTACGTGAGGTACGTCTCAGGAAAGCCGCGCTACGAGGGTGCGCACAACATACTGGAGCTGACGGGCATCTACGAGCGCCACGGTGCCGACACAGAGGAAAAAAGGAAGAAACTCCTCACGGAATTCGCCGAGTTCAAGAACAGGATGGTCAACGAGATGTTCGACAGGGGGGAGTACGAGGTCAACCATGGGGCCGTAGAGTTCCTGATGAGGGCAAGAGAACTGGGAATACCAAGCGCCCTGGCTTCCGCCTCAAAGAACGCCCCAAGGCTGGCGGAAAAGGTCAGGATTGGGGACAAGAGGCTGATAGATCTCTTCGATGTCAACGTCAGCGGCATGGCACCCAGCAAGAAGGAGGTATTCCGGCTGGCAAGGAAAAAGCTCACGGAAATGTTCCCGGAGGTGGAGTCGTTCTTCGTAGTTGAGGATGCCCCCGCAGGTGTAAAAGCCGCCAAGGAGCTCGGGATGCTTGTTTTGGGATATGAAAGAGAGGCAGAGCTTGAGGGGGCAGACCTTAGGTTCAGGGACTTTGAGGAGGTCTCCATCGAGCGGCTGTTAGGGCTGAGCGAAGGGAAGGAGGGGGAGTGA